Within the Clarias gariepinus isolate MV-2021 ecotype Netherlands chromosome 27, CGAR_prim_01v2, whole genome shotgun sequence genome, the region aGGTAAAAAGCAGATCAGTGGGGTGAAATGATGTCTAAATGATGAAATCTGTTATCTCaggataatttaattaaataatatcaaCGGTGTACTGAATGAAAGAAGTGAACAGAAAGCCATAGTTTCATGATAACATGCACGCACCACACTTAGGTGCTATTATGATCATCATTACGACTAattaacaaatacacaaaaacaaGAGAACAAATAAGAATTGCTAACAATGTATGCAGTTCATTTCTGTGTGATGGGGAAAGAGTTCTGGTCCATGAGCTCGCCAACTTTTTCCTGCAGTATGTGCACAACTTCAGCCAAAATAAAGACGTGTGTATCATCTAGGTCCTGAATTATGAACTTCTTCCCCAGAGCTGAGGTCTCGTCCAGGTACAGAAGGAACTGCTTCATCGCGGGATCGCTGCATTTCAAGGCAAGAAATGACATTTACGCAGATTATGTTTATGCAAGGATGATTCATGTTACTCATTACTGAGGataaagagagataaagagttACCATTCCACAAGAACTCCTTTTAATACATTCACCATCTTCGGAATATAAAAACGAAGTCAGCTCGCAGACCAAATCCCTTGAATAAGCAACCTTGTGAAAATGgagacaaataaaacaaataaggaaGCAATAACAAACTACTTTAAACACTAAACATTTGCTAATCAAAAAGCTAGCTAGAGAAAAAGAAGTTATACACTAAACACTAGTTatagttatgaaaaaaaaaacagcacaactGAAAGCTACAGTAATGAGTTAAGATACAACAAAGCCCGAAATGTGtccctaaaacaaaaacatgagttGTTTAGgtgtataatttaataatgttaGCATGTTGGGACACACGGTGCGCGTATATACTACGTCTTACGGTACAAATAAAGCGCTTTGGTGGAAGAAGACGGTTCAtattttttagttaaattttcttgtagttttatacatttttgtataaaaatacaaaatacatacTGCACGCAATACGTGCtcctt harbors:
- the gtf2h5 gene encoding general transcription factor IIH subunit 5; protein product: MVNVLKGVLVECDPAMKQFLLYLDETSALGKKFIIQDLDDTHVFILAEVVHILQEKVGELMDQNSFPITQK